One genomic window of Cricetulus griseus strain 17A/GY chromosome 3, alternate assembly CriGri-PICRH-1.0, whole genome shotgun sequence includes the following:
- the LOC118238511 gene encoding N-acetyllactosaminide beta-1,6-N-acetylglucosaminyl-transferase-like encodes MGSRNYCLFSLSLIAALMFVFIYNSKLWRTNYFPRAIANASVLAEVCLQMFNGETFYMTDSPRKTTLENCSEYRAQNHYITETLSEEEASFPLAFTLTIHKDFDTFERLFRAIYMPQNVYCVHVDRKATETFKDAVQQLLSCFPNAFLASKMEPVVYGGFSRLQADLNCMKDLVASEVPWKYVLNTCGQDFPLKTNKEIVQYLKGFIGKNLTPGVLPPAHAIGRTKYVHQELLNQKYSYVHNTAKLKAPPPHNMTIYFGTAYVALTREFANFVLKDQRSLDLISWSKDTYSPDEHFWVTLNRIPEQHEDVFSTVPVIS; translated from the coding sequence ATGGGCTCCCGGAACTACTGTCTTTTTAGTCTGTCTCTTATTGCTGCCTtgatgtttgtatttatttacaacAGCAAATTGTGGAGAACCAATTATTTCCCAAGAGCAATTGCCAATGCTTCAGTCTTAGCAGAAGTCTGTTTGCAGATGTTTAATGGGGAGACATTTTATATGACAGACAGCCCAAGGAAAACTACCCTGGAAAACTGTTCTGAGTACAGGGCTCAAAATCACTATATAACAGAGACTCTCTCCGAAGAAGAAGCCAGCTTCCCTTTGGCGTTTACACTGACAATCCACAAAGATTTTGATACGTTTGAAAGACTCTTCAGGGCAATTTACATGCCCCAGAACGTctattgtgtgcatgtggataGGAAGGCAACAGAGACCTTCAAAGATGCTGTCCAGCAGTTACTAAGCTGTTTCCCCAATGCTTTCCTGGCCTCTAAGATGGAGCCTGTGGTCTATGGTGGCTTCTCCCGCCTCCAGGCTGACCTGAACTGCATGAAAGATCTGGTGGCCTCCGAGGTCCCCTGGAAATATGTCCTCAACACCTGCGGACAGGACTTCCCCCTGAAAACCAACAAGGAAATAGTTCAGTACCTGAAAGGGTTTATTGGGAAGAATCTTACCCCAGGGGTGCTGCCTCCTGCTCATGCTATTGGAAGGACCAAGTACGTCCACCAGGAACTGTTAAACCAAAAATATTCCTATGTGCACAATACAGCAAAATTAAAAGCTCCTCCTCCTCACAATATGACCATTTACTTTGGCACTGCCTATGTGGCCCTCACACGTGAGTTTGCTAACTTTGTCCTCAAAGATCAGCGTTCACTGGACTTAATCTCCTGGTCCAAGGACACCTACAGCCCCGACGAACATTTCTGGGTGACACTCAATAGGATTCCTG